Proteins encoded by one window of Pseudomonas coleopterorum:
- the dmeF gene encoding CDF family Co(II)/Ni(II) efflux transporter DmeF, protein MTNASLQHSHSHDFLGVDHDHNARRTLWVVALTVVMMIGEIAAGYFTGSMALLADGFHMATHAAALGISAAAYEFARKHAANDAFSFGTGKVGDLGGFASALVLGLVSAGIGVESVMRLFQPTSVQFGTATLIAVVGLIVNIISALLLSASGHSHGHGHDDHHHHEPAHGTDNNLRSAYVHVMADAVTSVLAIAALLAGKFLGWVWLDPLIGLVGAVVIARWAYSLMRDTAAVLLDRTDEHVAQEIRELLQGEGIEITDLHVWRVGPQARAAIVSVHGDSGRSADDVRAALKSVHEISHLTVEYRLA, encoded by the coding sequence ATGACCAATGCCTCGCTCCAGCACAGCCACAGTCATGACTTCCTCGGCGTTGACCATGATCACAACGCTCGGCGTACGCTGTGGGTTGTAGCCCTCACCGTGGTGATGATGATCGGCGAAATCGCGGCCGGTTACTTCACCGGTTCGATGGCATTGCTTGCCGACGGTTTCCATATGGCCACCCATGCAGCTGCATTGGGAATATCCGCGGCAGCCTACGAATTTGCACGCAAACACGCGGCCAACGATGCCTTCAGTTTCGGCACGGGCAAGGTAGGGGATCTGGGTGGGTTCGCCTCAGCGCTCGTTCTGGGTCTGGTTTCAGCGGGTATCGGCGTCGAGTCGGTCATGCGCTTGTTCCAACCGACGTCGGTTCAGTTTGGCACCGCGACGCTTATTGCGGTTGTCGGCTTGATCGTCAATATCATCAGTGCGCTACTGCTATCGGCCAGCGGTCACAGCCATGGTCATGGTCACGATGATCATCATCACCACGAACCGGCCCATGGTACGGACAACAACCTGCGCTCGGCTTACGTGCACGTCATGGCTGATGCAGTCACGTCGGTGCTGGCCATCGCTGCATTGCTGGCCGGCAAGTTCCTGGGTTGGGTGTGGCTCGACCCATTGATCGGCCTGGTAGGCGCCGTGGTCATCGCCCGCTGGGCGTATTCATTGATGAGGGACACCGCGGCTGTCCTGCTCGACAGAACAGACGAGCATGTGGCGCAGGAAATTCGCGAACTGCTGCAGGGCGAAGGTATTGAAATCACCGACCTGCACGTCTGGCGGGTCGGTCCGCAAGCGCGAGCGGCGATTGTCAGCGTGCATGGCGATTCTGGACGCTCTGCAGATGACGTTCGGGCCGCACTGAAATCTGTGCATGAGATCAGTCACCTGACAGTTGAATATCGACTGGCATGA
- the araD1 gene encoding AraD1 family protein produces the protein MRLIQFEDASGERRVGAVEGDSIQVIKGTASTRTLALAAIANGRSLQQEIQSVGTALGAESYTQLLEACRVLPPLDHEDPAHCLISGTGLTHLGSASTRDKMHQNKLDDQAALTDTARMFQWGIDGGRPAAGTVGAQPEWFYKGDGSIVVRPGQAFQSPPFAEDAGEEPELTGLYVIGEDGKPYRLGFALGNEFSDHVMERRNYLYLAHSKLRNCAYGPELRVGELPRDLVGTSRIWRDGKVLWEKEFLSGEDNMCHSLTNLEYHHFKYNQFLRPGDVHVHFFGTATLSVADNVKTQPGDRFEVSMNEFGKPLVNTIDVAASAFSVGDVKSL, from the coding sequence ATGCGCTTGATCCAGTTTGAAGATGCCTCCGGCGAACGCCGCGTGGGCGCGGTCGAAGGTGACTCGATCCAAGTCATCAAAGGTACTGCCAGTACTCGCACCCTGGCTCTGGCCGCGATCGCCAACGGCCGTAGCCTGCAGCAGGAAATACAGAGCGTGGGCACCGCGCTGGGTGCAGAAAGTTATACCCAGCTGCTGGAGGCCTGCCGTGTGCTGCCGCCACTGGACCATGAAGACCCGGCTCACTGCCTGATCAGTGGCACTGGCCTCACGCATTTGGGTAGCGCTTCGACTCGCGACAAGATGCACCAGAACAAGCTTGACGATCAGGCCGCACTGACTGACACGGCACGGATGTTCCAATGGGGTATCGACGGTGGCCGCCCGGCAGCCGGTACCGTCGGCGCTCAGCCTGAATGGTTCTACAAGGGCGACGGCTCGATCGTGGTACGTCCAGGCCAGGCCTTCCAGTCACCTCCCTTCGCCGAGGATGCGGGCGAGGAACCTGAGCTGACCGGCCTCTACGTGATCGGTGAAGACGGCAAGCCATACCGGTTGGGTTTCGCATTGGGCAACGAGTTCTCGGACCACGTCATGGAGCGTCGCAACTACCTGTATCTGGCGCATTCGAAGTTGCGTAACTGCGCCTATGGGCCCGAGCTGCGTGTAGGTGAATTACCCCGCGACTTGGTCGGTACCAGCCGGATCTGGCGCGATGGCAAGGTGTTATGGGAAAAAGAATTCCTCAGTGGCGAGGACAACATGTGCCACAGCCTGACGAACCTTGAGTATCACCATTTCAAGTACAACCAGTTCCTGCGTCCGGGGGATGTGCATGTGCACTTCTTCGGCACGGCTACCCTGTCCGTAGCGGACAATGTGAAAACCCAGCCGGGCGATCGCTTCGAAGTCAGCATGAACGAGTTCGGCAAACCTCTGGTTAATACCATCGACGTTGCCGCCTCGGCGTTCAGCGTTGGCGACGTGAAATCACTGTGA
- a CDS encoding metal/formaldehyde-sensitive transcriptional repressor — MAHTKAAKEQLLKRVKRIAGQVQAIERALEDDADCAKTLHLVAATRGAMNGLLDEILEDHAWEHVAKPGLSDEERAKGTEELLEAVRRYGK; from the coding sequence ATGGCACACACCAAAGCGGCGAAAGAACAGTTGCTCAAACGGGTCAAACGTATCGCCGGCCAGGTCCAGGCCATCGAACGGGCACTCGAGGACGACGCCGACTGTGCAAAGACCCTTCATTTGGTGGCAGCCACCCGCGGCGCCATGAACGGTTTACTTGACGAGATCCTCGAGGACCATGCCTGGGAGCACGTTGCCAAGCCTGGCTTGAGCGATGAAGAACGAGCCAAAGGCACAGAGGAACTGCTCGAAGCCGTTCGCCGCTATGGAAAATGA
- a CDS encoding aldehyde dehydrogenase (NADP(+)) — protein sequence MTRIIGLNYIGGQRLGAGGVQLQSFDATTDEALPGHFTQATQGEVDAAAKAAADAYLRYRNLPASRRADFLDAIADELDALGEDFIATVCRETALPTGRIQGERGRTSGQMRLFANVLRRGDFYGARIDRALPDRKPLPRPELRQFRIAVGPVAVFGASNFPLAFSTAGGDTASALAAGCPVVVKAHSGHMATAEWVADAIMRAAQRTDMPAGVFNMIYGGGVGEWLVKHPSIKAVGFTGSLKGGNALCKMAAERSQPIPVFAEMSSINPVIILPEALNARGETIASELAGSVTLGCGQFCTNPGLIIGVQSAGFTAFLECFTAQMKRQPAQTMLNVGALASYGKGLQHLLAHSGVKQLAGSPQQGRQAQPHLFKADVSLLLERDELLQEEVFGPATIVIEAADDAQLGAALDGLRGQLTATVIGEADELLRYRWLTELLQEKVGRILLNGYPTGVEVTDTMVHGGPYPATSDARGTSVGTLAIDRFLRPICFQNYPDALLPPALQNANPLGIQRLIDGKHTDVAL from the coding sequence ATGACCCGGATTATCGGTCTGAACTACATCGGCGGACAGCGACTGGGCGCCGGCGGCGTGCAGCTGCAAAGTTTCGATGCGACCACGGACGAGGCGCTGCCAGGCCATTTCACACAGGCCACGCAAGGGGAAGTCGACGCGGCTGCCAAAGCCGCCGCCGATGCCTACCTGCGCTATCGTAATCTGCCCGCCTCCCGGCGCGCCGACTTCCTGGATGCAATCGCCGACGAACTGGACGCCTTGGGTGAGGATTTCATCGCCACCGTGTGCCGGGAGACGGCGTTACCCACCGGGCGTATACAAGGTGAGCGTGGCCGCACCAGCGGGCAAATGCGGCTGTTCGCCAACGTGCTGCGACGAGGGGACTTTTACGGGGCGCGCATAGACCGCGCCCTCCCGGATCGAAAACCATTGCCCCGTCCAGAACTGCGCCAGTTCCGAATCGCTGTGGGGCCGGTTGCCGTGTTCGGCGCGAGCAACTTTCCGTTGGCCTTCTCCACGGCTGGCGGGGACACCGCTTCTGCGCTGGCGGCGGGCTGCCCGGTGGTGGTCAAGGCCCACAGCGGCCACATGGCCACCGCCGAATGGGTCGCGGACGCGATCATGCGTGCCGCGCAGCGCACCGATATGCCTGCCGGAGTGTTCAATATGATCTATGGCGGAGGCGTTGGTGAATGGCTGGTCAAGCACCCGTCCATCAAAGCTGTGGGGTTTACCGGCTCTCTCAAAGGTGGCAATGCCTTGTGCAAGATGGCTGCGGAGCGTTCCCAGCCGATTCCGGTCTTTGCGGAAATGTCGAGCATCAACCCGGTGATCATTCTTCCCGAGGCGCTAAATGCCCGTGGCGAGACCATCGCCAGCGAACTTGCGGGTTCGGTCACCTTGGGGTGCGGGCAATTTTGCACGAATCCGGGATTGATCATCGGTGTGCAATCAGCCGGTTTCACCGCCTTCCTTGAGTGCTTCACGGCGCAAATGAAGAGGCAACCGGCTCAGACCATGCTCAATGTCGGTGCTTTGGCAAGCTACGGCAAGGGACTGCAACACTTGCTGGCCCACTCAGGCGTAAAACAGCTGGCGGGCAGTCCGCAACAGGGTAGACAGGCCCAGCCACACTTGTTCAAAGCGGACGTTAGCCTGCTGCTGGAGCGTGATGAACTGCTTCAAGAAGAAGTATTCGGGCCCGCCACGATCGTCATCGAAGCCGCCGATGATGCGCAACTCGGTGCTGCGCTCGATGGTCTGCGTGGGCAATTGACCGCCACCGTTATCGGTGAGGCCGATGAACTGTTGAGATACCGATGGCTGACCGAGCTTTTGCAGGAGAAAGTTGGCCGGATTCTATTGAATGGCTACCCCACCGGGGTTGAAGTGACTGACACCATGGTGCATGGCGGACCCTACCCAGCGACGTCGGACGCGCGCGGGACGTCGGTGGGGACATTGGCCATTGATCGGTTCCTGCGCCCGATCTGCTTTCAGAATTACCCGGACGCCCTGCTGCCACCGGCGCTGCAAAACGCCAACCCGTTGGGCATTCAACGGTTGATCGATGGGAAACATACCGACGTAGCACTTTGA
- a CDS encoding LysR family transcriptional regulator, with protein sequence MLPSVSTIVSRLRLKQLRLLIALDEHGSVRKASEIMALSQPGATKALQEIEAVFGSSLFERTSKGLEANDLGRCVIRYARLIHTDLEHLREEMVGILKGQGGRLAIGTIMGAVPALVDSLGRLREKQPELSISIVEDTSSRLLSLLDQGRLDVAICRTSVSPRPGAYTTRFRAQESLVVVTSPAHRLAHAQDLQLADLMDSRWVVFPVNMPMRLTLEREFRQVGLSFPLYAIETSSTFTTLSLLLKDPNLVAVMPNDVAQTALDHGMLVKLALTIESTSEPYEIVTRANVEYTASMVLLIEEMTGAGLR encoded by the coding sequence ATGCTCCCGTCCGTTTCAACGATCGTCTCTCGCCTGCGGCTCAAACAACTGAGACTGTTGATTGCTCTCGACGAGCATGGCTCTGTGCGCAAAGCTTCCGAAATCATGGCGTTGTCGCAACCGGGCGCCACCAAAGCATTGCAGGAAATCGAGGCCGTCTTCGGCTCTAGCCTCTTCGAACGCACCAGCAAAGGTCTGGAGGCCAACGATCTGGGGCGCTGCGTCATTCGCTATGCGCGTTTGATCCACACCGATCTGGAGCATCTTCGCGAAGAAATGGTCGGGATCCTAAAAGGGCAAGGCGGCCGCCTGGCCATCGGCACGATCATGGGGGCTGTGCCGGCGCTGGTAGATAGCCTGGGACGATTGCGTGAAAAACAACCGGAGCTGTCGATCAGCATCGTCGAGGACACCAGTTCGCGACTATTGAGCTTGCTGGATCAGGGGAGGTTAGACGTCGCGATCTGCCGAACCAGCGTGAGCCCACGCCCTGGTGCCTATACGACGCGCTTCCGCGCCCAGGAATCTCTGGTAGTAGTCACCAGCCCTGCCCATCGCCTGGCGCATGCGCAGGATCTGCAATTGGCCGACCTGATGGACAGCCGCTGGGTCGTCTTCCCGGTGAACATGCCCATGCGCTTGACACTGGAGCGAGAGTTTCGTCAGGTAGGCCTGAGTTTCCCGCTCTACGCGATCGAAACCTCTTCGACGTTCACGACGTTATCTTTGTTGCTCAAAGACCCCAACCTGGTGGCCGTGATGCCAAACGACGTCGCCCAAACAGCGCTGGACCACGGCATGTTGGTCAAGCTGGCGCTGACCATCGAATCAACTAGCGAGCCTTATGAGATCGTCACCCGGGCCAACGTTGAATACACGGCCTCGATGGTCTTGCTGATTGAGGAGATGACCGGGGCGGGTTTGCGCTGA
- a CDS encoding UxaA family hydrolase — MQLITTTGSETAANAVIRLNTLDDVLIARQPLVKGLVLNEGIEVLEPVPSGHKVAARPIAVGQPVRRYGQIIGFASQPISAGQHVHVHNVVMGDFSRDYAFGVDAKGRPLPTEATFMGIVRADGRVATRNYIGILTSVNCSATVARAIADYFRRDIHPEALIEYPNVDGVVALTHGVGCAVDPGGEALAMLRRTLGGYAVHPNFASVLMIGLGCETNQIPDLLAAQGLTSSDSLRTFTIQGTGGTSKTIASGIAQVKSLLAEANQVNREPVSAKHLVVGLQCGGSDGYSGITANPALGNAVDRLVAAGGTAILSETPEVYGAEHLLTRRAVSRSVGEKLIARIQWWEAYCKRMDAELNNNPSAGNKAGGLTTILEKSLGAVAKAGSTDLVDVYEYAETVKAHGLVFMDTPGYDPISATGQVAGGANLIAFTTGRGSAYGCAPSPSIKLATNSRLWETQEEDMDVNCGGIADGSMTIEERGEYIFRMMLRIASGDKSKSEQHGYGQNEFVPWQIGAIT, encoded by the coding sequence ATGCAACTCATAACTACAACAGGCAGCGAAACTGCTGCCAATGCCGTGATAAGACTTAACACGCTGGACGATGTGTTGATTGCGCGGCAACCGCTGGTCAAAGGTCTGGTGCTCAACGAAGGTATCGAGGTGTTGGAGCCTGTGCCTTCTGGACACAAAGTGGCGGCTCGGCCTATAGCCGTGGGTCAGCCAGTGCGCCGTTACGGGCAGATCATCGGTTTCGCGAGTCAGCCAATCTCCGCCGGACAACACGTGCACGTCCACAACGTGGTCATGGGCGATTTCTCTCGGGATTATGCCTTCGGTGTCGACGCCAAAGGCAGACCCTTGCCTACAGAAGCAACGTTCATGGGAATCGTACGCGCCGATGGCCGCGTGGCGACACGCAACTACATCGGCATCCTGACATCCGTCAACTGCTCGGCGACCGTGGCACGGGCCATTGCCGACTATTTCCGCCGCGACATCCACCCGGAAGCATTGATCGAGTACCCCAATGTCGACGGCGTCGTCGCACTGACCCACGGTGTGGGCTGCGCGGTGGACCCCGGTGGCGAGGCCTTGGCCATGTTGCGCAGGACGCTGGGCGGGTATGCCGTTCACCCCAACTTCGCCTCGGTGCTGATGATAGGCCTGGGTTGCGAGACCAACCAGATTCCGGATCTGCTGGCGGCCCAGGGCCTGACCAGCAGCGATTCGCTGCGTACATTCACCATTCAGGGCACAGGCGGCACGTCCAAAACCATTGCCAGCGGCATCGCCCAGGTCAAGTCGCTGTTGGCCGAAGCCAACCAGGTCAACCGCGAGCCAGTCAGCGCCAAGCACTTGGTCGTCGGCCTGCAGTGCGGTGGATCGGATGGATACTCCGGTATCACGGCCAACCCCGCATTGGGCAATGCAGTCGATCGTCTGGTGGCCGCAGGAGGCACCGCCATTCTGTCGGAGACACCAGAGGTGTATGGCGCCGAGCACCTGCTGACCCGCCGTGCCGTAAGTCGAAGCGTCGGAGAAAAGCTCATCGCACGGATTCAGTGGTGGGAAGCCTATTGCAAGCGTATGGATGCCGAGCTGAACAACAATCCTTCAGCAGGCAACAAGGCCGGTGGTTTGACCACGATTCTGGAAAAGTCCCTGGGAGCGGTGGCCAAGGCAGGCTCCACCGACCTGGTGGATGTCTACGAATACGCGGAAACGGTCAAGGCACACGGCTTGGTGTTCATGGACACGCCCGGCTATGACCCTATCTCGGCCACCGGCCAGGTCGCAGGCGGGGCCAACCTGATTGCCTTTACCACCGGGCGCGGTTCGGCGTATGGCTGTGCCCCCTCGCCCTCGATCAAGCTGGCCACCAACAGTCGTCTTTGGGAAACCCAGGAAGAAGACATGGACGTCAACTGCGGCGGGATTGCCGACGGTTCCATGACCATCGAAGAACGTGGCGAGTACATCTTCCGGATGATGCTGCGGATCGCCTCGGGTGACAAAAGCAAAAGCGAACAGCATGGCTACGGCCAGAACGAGTTTGTGCCATGGCAGATCGGTGCGATCACTTGA
- a CDS encoding beta-glucosidase, whose product MNSTPQNSLHPAIFVDAQTLRAQAQLLVAEMSEDEKFSWLSGPMAIPVGDTQKPAGAIGSAAYYPAIPRLGIPAMQQADASLGISNIGNVRPGDHATGLPSSLALGASFNTQLAYESGALVGREARAKGFNVQLAGGINLIREPRCGRNFEYVSEDPLLSGVIGGHSVAGIQAQGVVSTVKHFIANGQETGRVMVSSNLSEPAMRESDLLAFQIAIELGSPGAVMPGYNLINGDYASENEFLLNHVLKGQWHYPGWVMSDWGATHSTVKAALAGLDVQSGANLDDQEYFGQALRDAVTDGRVPQSRIDDMVTRILTSLLAVGILDQDETKPKPQPIDFSAHKLIAQRQAEEGIVLLKNDAGWLPIPLKRKRILVIGEHADHGVLCGGGSSAVTPLGSLKKEGTTIMGVGVDKVYQPAPLVAAIAEESSAEEVTFLDGSDIDLAVFEAGRSDVVIVFAQEWRSEGLDAVGLGLPGHQDALIGAVAAANRATVVVIQSGGPVLMPWKDEVGAILAAWYPGSGAAAAIARVLFGRVNPSGRLPLTFPASEAQLPRPEQIDPETTTSNPGMPRKGGIIPIDYDIEGSDVGYRWFAREGLKPLFPFGFGLSYTQYEISGLNVAYGEHIKASVQVMNSGKRAGKLVVQCYVAKLGEEGFVHRLAGFAKVDLAAGQHSIVELELEPRVFARYEEGPDGGCFKIGKGTYRVWAAQHAEAEDAYQDIVVDEDRFIAP is encoded by the coding sequence ATGAACAGTACACCGCAGAACAGTTTGCACCCTGCCATCTTTGTCGATGCTCAAACCCTGCGTGCGCAGGCTCAGCTTCTGGTCGCCGAAATGAGCGAAGACGAGAAGTTTTCCTGGTTGTCCGGCCCGATGGCCATTCCCGTGGGCGATACGCAGAAGCCTGCGGGTGCGATTGGCTCCGCCGCTTATTACCCAGCCATCCCTCGCTTGGGCATTCCGGCCATGCAGCAGGCTGACGCGAGCCTTGGCATCAGTAACATCGGTAACGTGCGTCCAGGCGATCACGCCACCGGCCTGCCCAGTTCACTGGCCCTGGGTGCGTCTTTCAACACCCAGTTGGCCTATGAAAGCGGCGCTCTGGTCGGCCGCGAAGCGCGCGCGAAAGGATTCAACGTGCAATTGGCGGGCGGCATCAATCTGATCCGTGAGCCACGCTGCGGCCGAAACTTCGAATACGTTTCCGAGGATCCACTGCTCTCCGGTGTAATCGGGGGCCATTCGGTCGCCGGCATCCAGGCGCAGGGTGTGGTGTCCACGGTGAAGCATTTCATCGCCAACGGGCAGGAGACTGGGCGAGTGATGGTCAGCTCCAATCTGTCGGAGCCTGCCATGCGCGAATCGGACCTCCTTGCGTTCCAGATCGCCATCGAGTTGGGTAGCCCTGGCGCGGTGATGCCGGGATATAACCTGATCAACGGCGACTACGCGTCGGAGAACGAGTTTCTTCTGAACCATGTACTCAAGGGGCAGTGGCATTACCCAGGTTGGGTGATGTCTGACTGGGGCGCGACCCATTCCACCGTCAAGGCCGCGCTGGCCGGGCTCGATGTGCAGTCGGGTGCCAACCTGGACGACCAGGAGTATTTCGGCCAGGCTCTGCGCGACGCAGTCACAGACGGCCGGGTGCCGCAGTCGCGTATCGACGACATGGTCACCCGGATCCTCACCAGCCTGCTGGCAGTGGGAATCCTCGATCAGGACGAGACCAAGCCGAAACCTCAGCCGATCGATTTCAGCGCTCACAAGCTGATCGCACAACGTCAGGCCGAAGAAGGCATCGTACTACTGAAGAACGATGCCGGGTGGTTGCCGATCCCGCTGAAGCGCAAACGGATACTGGTCATCGGTGAGCACGCTGACCACGGTGTGCTCTGTGGCGGCGGATCTTCGGCCGTCACGCCGCTGGGCAGCCTGAAGAAGGAAGGCACTACGATCATGGGTGTGGGTGTGGACAAGGTCTATCAACCTGCTCCTTTGGTCGCCGCTATTGCCGAGGAGAGTTCAGCCGAGGAGGTGACCTTCCTCGACGGCAGCGACATTGATCTGGCGGTGTTCGAGGCCGGCCGCAGCGACGTGGTGATCGTATTCGCTCAGGAGTGGCGTTCCGAAGGCCTGGATGCCGTAGGGCTCGGTCTGCCGGGTCACCAGGACGCACTGATTGGCGCGGTCGCAGCGGCAAACAGAGCTACCGTCGTGGTCATTCAGTCCGGCGGGCCGGTGCTCATGCCCTGGAAAGATGAGGTGGGTGCGATTCTGGCGGCGTGGTACCCAGGTTCAGGCGCCGCGGCTGCCATTGCCAGGGTGCTGTTCGGCAGGGTCAATCCCTCTGGCCGTCTGCCGCTGACCTTCCCAGCCAGCGAAGCCCAATTGCCCAGACCCGAGCAGATAGACCCCGAAACCACCACCTCCAACCCAGGTATGCCGCGCAAGGGCGGCATCATTCCGATCGATTACGACATTGAAGGTTCGGATGTCGGCTATCGCTGGTTCGCGCGCGAGGGGCTCAAGCCATTGTTCCCATTCGGGTTCGGGTTGTCCTATACCCAGTATGAGATTTCCGGCCTGAACGTGGCGTACGGGGAGCACATCAAGGCGTCTGTGCAGGTCATGAACAGCGGCAAGCGGGCGGGCAAGTTGGTCGTCCAGTGCTACGTGGCCAAGCTGGGCGAAGAAGGCTTCGTCCACAGGCTGGCGGGGTTCGCCAAAGTCGACCTGGCTGCCGGGCAGCACAGTATTGTCGAGCTGGAACTGGAGCCTCGGGTGTTCGCCAGGTACGAGGAAGGACCTGATGGAGGTTGCTTCAAGATAGGCAAAGGCACTTATCGGGTATGGGCTGCACAGCATGCCGAGGCAGAGGATGCCTATCAGGATATTGTAGTGGACGAGGACCGTTTCATCGCGCCTTGA
- a CDS encoding MFS transporter — MTTGNVQVATAAASTNAASARPTTVRWRIFLLLLLLSAINYIDRASLSVALPLISADFNMTPALEGLMLSAFFWSYALMQIPGGMLLDRFQTRNIVGIATVGWGLFQALAGAAHNWVTLLITRIGLGVAESPIMPAGAKLNGAWLTPNERGRGATLVDGGAPLGTAFGAILIAGLITWLDSWRIAFVIAGVGTMVAGIWAWWYIRNHPSEHPKVNAAELAYITEANEAAREATGGRKAVLKELLKSRSVLAMFAGYACYNSVFYGLLTWMPSYLHKAHNLDIKAMGGATFLIFMCGFIGELFGGWISDKWKAAGGQPNTVMRSMFAGSAAIAAICILAVAYSSDALTVISLLCVALFFIRWCGMYWCLPAILGGQSKAGVLGGSMNFCGNMVGVIVPILIGLIVQYTGSYFLALIFFVVMASGLMLFSSLIDYRERGLA; from the coding sequence ATGACCACTGGCAATGTACAGGTCGCTACGGCTGCTGCATCGACGAATGCGGCGAGTGCACGTCCAACCACGGTGCGCTGGCGGATATTCCTGCTGCTACTACTCCTCTCGGCGATCAACTACATCGACCGCGCCTCGCTGTCGGTGGCGCTGCCGCTGATCTCCGCTGATTTCAACATGACGCCGGCGCTTGAGGGATTGATGCTCAGTGCGTTTTTCTGGTCGTATGCATTGATGCAGATTCCTGGCGGTATGCTGCTCGACCGCTTTCAGACCCGCAACATCGTCGGCATCGCAACCGTTGGCTGGGGACTTTTCCAGGCCCTTGCAGGCGCCGCACACAATTGGGTCACCTTGCTGATCACGCGTATCGGGCTGGGCGTCGCCGAGTCGCCGATCATGCCCGCCGGAGCCAAGCTCAACGGTGCCTGGCTTACGCCCAACGAGCGTGGGCGCGGCGCAACCCTGGTCGATGGCGGCGCACCACTGGGTACTGCGTTCGGCGCCATTCTGATCGCAGGATTGATCACCTGGCTCGACTCGTGGCGCATCGCGTTCGTCATTGCCGGCGTTGGCACCATGGTCGCCGGGATATGGGCCTGGTGGTACATCAGAAACCATCCAAGTGAACACCCCAAGGTAAACGCCGCAGAGCTGGCTTACATTACCGAGGCCAATGAAGCGGCCCGAGAAGCCACGGGTGGGCGCAAAGCGGTCCTCAAGGAACTGCTCAAAAGCCGTTCGGTGCTGGCCATGTTTGCCGGGTATGCCTGCTACAACAGCGTGTTCTACGGGCTGCTCACCTGGATGCCGAGCTACTTGCACAAAGCTCATAACCTAGACATCAAGGCCATGGGCGGTGCGACCTTTCTGATCTTCATGTGCGGTTTCATCGGCGAATTGTTCGGCGGCTGGATCTCCGACAAATGGAAAGCGGCCGGCGGCCAACCTAATACCGTCATGCGCAGCATGTTCGCAGGTTCTGCAGCGATTGCCGCCATCTGCATTCTCGCCGTGGCTTACAGCAGCGACGCGCTGACCGTGATTTCGCTGCTGTGCGTGGCGCTGTTCTTCATTCGCTGGTGCGGCATGTACTGGTGCCTGCCAGCCATCCTCGGCGGCCAGTCCAAAGCCGGCGTGCTTGGCGGAAGCATGAACTTCTGCGGGAACATGGTCGGCGTGATCGTACCCATTTTGATCGGCTTGATCGTGCAATACACCGGCTCGTACTTCCTGGCACTGATTTTCTTCGTGGTCATGGCGTCGGGATTAATGCTTTTCTCCAGCCTTATCGATTATCGCGAGCGTGGATTGGCGTGA
- a CDS encoding HlyD family secretion protein produces MSKDSPSESSPSESSDGTWKPAKPSLIQLGAIALVALLAVTLVLYIWRFFPFSDDGPYTDNAYVRGYVTTLAPEVSGHLTNVLVKDYETVHEGQLLAQIDPASYAASVEQAVADLDAAKSDLANNAQSQASAVATLSARQAALGTANAELLRAQGDYARSEALVKEGGVSIQERDTALAALRSAKGALAEAQANIKVARADVRTQEVAAQGLSAKVQQAKAALDSARIQLSRTRIVAPADGQLGRVESHVGRYVGAGTALFSLVETDRWVIADYKEAQTHGITPGQTAHFEVDALPGTTFSGIVERMAPATGLEFSAMTADNGTGNFVKVPQRLGVRIAIDRDQPLFERLRPGMSVEIRVDTDSRE; encoded by the coding sequence GTGAGCAAGGACTCTCCTTCCGAATCGTCACCGTCCGAGTCGTCCGACGGTACCTGGAAGCCTGCCAAGCCCAGCCTGATCCAGCTCGGTGCAATTGCCCTGGTTGCGTTGCTGGCGGTGACGTTGGTGCTCTACATATGGCGTTTCTTTCCCTTCAGCGATGACGGTCCCTACACCGATAACGCTTACGTGCGTGGCTATGTCACGACTCTGGCACCGGAGGTCTCCGGGCACCTCACCAACGTGCTGGTCAAGGACTATGAAACTGTCCACGAAGGCCAGTTGCTGGCGCAGATCGACCCTGCCAGTTACGCCGCCAGTGTCGAGCAGGCGGTCGCCGACCTCGACGCCGCCAAGAGCGACCTAGCCAACAACGCCCAGTCTCAAGCGTCTGCCGTGGCGACCTTGAGCGCACGGCAGGCGGCACTCGGCACCGCCAATGCAGAATTGCTTCGCGCCCAGGGGGATTACGCCCGTAGCGAAGCGCTGGTCAAGGAAGGTGGGGTGTCCATCCAGGAGAGGGACACCGCGCTGGCGGCGTTGCGCAGTGCCAAAGGCGCGCTTGCCGAAGCGCAGGCCAATATCAAGGTGGCGCGCGCCGACGTGCGTACCCAAGAGGTGGCGGCACAGGGGTTGAGTGCCAAAGTGCAGCAGGCCAAAGCGGCGCTGGACTCGGCCCGGATACAGCTCTCCAGGACACGAATCGTGGCGCCGGCCGACGGTCAGCTCGGCCGTGTCGAATCCCATGTCGGCCGCTACGTCGGCGCCGGCACTGCATTGTTCAGTCTGGTGGAGACGGACCGCTGGGTGATTGCCGACTACAAGGAAGCGCAGACTCATGGCATCACCCCCGGTCAGACCGCGCATTTCGAGGTCGATGCCCTTCCCGGCACGACGTTCAGCGGCATCGTTGAGCGGATGGCACCGGCCACCGGCCTGGAATTCTCGGCAATGACCGCCGACAACGGCACCGGTAATTTCGTCAAGGTGCCCCAGCGCCTGGGTGTACGCATCGCCATCGATCGTGATCAGCCGCTGTTCGAGCGCCTGCGGCCGGGTATGTCGGTGGAGATAAGGGTGGATACGGACAGCCGCGAATAA